One Zingiber officinale cultivar Zhangliang chromosome 10B, Zo_v1.1, whole genome shotgun sequence genomic window, AGATATCTTACTCTAGAGCAAACAGAATCCGTCCCATCAGTGTATATGGTATTGTCAATAATCTTCTTTTGTTGCCAATCGTGCTGCGACATGACTTGAGCACTACAGGCTTTGTTCCTCTTTTACTTCCATCAGCATGACCACATTCTTTGAACTTTCTTCCATATATTGGCCTGAAATATCTACTAGCAATGCAcaatttctctttttattttgctAACCACAATACCTAGCACAAAAAAAGTAACCATATACCAAAAGTGACATTCGGAGCAACGGAATATCACACTTTACTATCCTTACCAACATATCGGGAATGATTATCTTTCCATTAACAACCAACATATCTTTTTGGGCGCATTCCATCATATACCTTACAGGCCTACAAGATAACACTTCCACCTGATGGAAGTTACTGTACATATCCTCCATGATACATACTGAAATAAACAATAAAACTGTTTTCGCATATAAATTCACAACATCTAAATCTAACCGAAAGATCACCTAATGGAAAACGGCAATGTTAGCGATCATTCATGATTCAAAACCACAGTACTGATAAAATTCATTAATTTCTCAACGCGGGAGTCAATGCGACCAGATCGGCCAGAGGGGAAGGGTCTAATCCCGATTGACACAGATAAACAAGGGGAAATCGTGAAAGAAATAGGGGAAAGTGTGAGAAGACTGACCGACAGTATGAGTGAAGTATCGATAGGACTCGTGCTTCCTTCTTCATCTTcgtctcctcttccttctccttgcGGGGGTTGTGAAGAAGCCCGGGGAGTGTTGATGGTTCTTGTTGAGATCCTGAAGGCGCGACGCAGTGGGGTTGGATGGGGTTTGATTGCACCCCATCGCTGAGGATGAGACAACGGAGAAGGCAGCAACGCCAACAAGGAAGTCGAATGAGGCCGCAACACGGCGTGGTTGCAGGCGGAGGCTGGCGACGCCATTGTTTCTCCTATCCTGTTCCTGGTGTCTGAGACTTTTATTTAAGAAATTTTCATTTTGCATCGTACTTTTCCAACTTTTTATTTCccccttaaatattttaaatttatacttta contains:
- the LOC122029803 gene encoding uncharacterized protein LOC122029803, translating into MASPASACNHAVLRPHSTSLLALLPSPLSHPQRWGAIKPHPTPLRRAFRISTRTINTPRASSQPPQGEGRGDEDEEGSTSPIDTSLILSDDLGYLWKLAAGSVGGASLIKYGSVFLPDITRPNLTQALLMISLPVLVAVAILVKESSMASKDEDLI